From Methylobacterium radiodurans, a single genomic window includes:
- a CDS encoding HNH endonuclease — protein sequence MPRVEFTKATQRAALERAAGQCEGTLSDGTRCPTELQVGRYQFDHVIPTEISADASLDNCAVLCRACHAAKTVTDQGVIARNRRVRDRHAGITDPHRQPLPGGKKSPFKRLIGGGVALRATGQRLDRNPR from the coding sequence ATGCCCCGCGTCGAGTTCACCAAGGCCACCCAGCGCGCCGCTCTAGAGCGCGCCGCCGGCCAATGCGAGGGCACCCTGTCGGACGGCACCCGCTGCCCGACCGAGCTTCAGGTCGGCCGCTACCAGTTCGATCACGTCATCCCGACTGAGATCTCGGCCGACGCCTCGCTCGACAACTGCGCCGTGCTCTGCCGCGCCTGCCACGCCGCGAAGACCGTCACGGATCAGGGCGTCATCGCCCGCAACCGCCGGGTCCGCGACCGCCACGCCGGCATCACCGACCCGCACCGCCAGCCCCTGCCCGGCGGCAAGAAATCCCCCTTCAAGCGCCTGATCGGCGGCGGCGTCGCGTTGCGCGCCACCGGCCAGCGCCTCGACCGCAACCCGCGCTGA
- a CDS encoding LexA family transcriptional regulator, translating to MGKSPQRANNLKALRERSGLTQDQAAAAFGMSKSGYVKIEDGDRGLKTERILKAAEIFGVRPEEVYGALAAEAAPNAQPNARRAETATIVDTATFKGPRNVPVLGTGVGGDHGDFRFNGQRIDHAPRPPGIANRLDVYAIYVVGDSMAPAYEDGTLIYVDPHRRPAPRDYVVVEKHGPNEDEPGDAFVKRLIRRSAAKVVVEQFNPKDEITFGEQDVKRVHRVIPWSELIGI from the coding sequence ATGGGGAAATCACCGCAGCGGGCGAACAATCTGAAGGCCTTGCGCGAGCGTTCTGGGCTTACGCAAGATCAGGCCGCCGCGGCCTTCGGCATGTCGAAGAGCGGCTACGTCAAGATTGAGGATGGCGATCGAGGGCTCAAAACGGAGCGCATTCTCAAGGCTGCCGAGATCTTTGGCGTTCGACCCGAGGAGGTCTACGGCGCGCTTGCGGCCGAGGCGGCACCCAACGCGCAGCCAAACGCCCGCAGAGCCGAAACAGCTACGATAGTCGATACCGCGACATTCAAGGGCCCGCGGAACGTCCCGGTCCTCGGCACGGGCGTCGGCGGCGACCACGGCGACTTCCGGTTCAACGGACAGCGCATTGACCATGCGCCGCGACCGCCCGGGATCGCAAACCGGCTGGACGTCTATGCGATTTATGTGGTCGGGGACAGCATGGCGCCGGCCTACGAGGACGGCACGCTGATCTATGTTGATCCGCACCGCCGGCCGGCACCGCGCGATTACGTCGTGGTCGAGAAACACGGGCCAAACGAAGACGAGCCGGGCGATGCCTTCGTAAAACGGCTCATCCGCCGGTCGGCCGCCAAGGTCGTGGTAGAGCAGTTCAATCCGAAGGACGAAATTACATTCGGCGAGCAGGACGTGAAGCGCGTCCACCGGGTGATCCCGTGGTCAGAGCTGATCGGGATATGA
- a CDS encoding methyltransferase — translation MIPSGHTAVMASRREPPDALDFFPTPPWATRALLSHVLALSSDEFLSSSAWDPCCGEGHMVGPLQEYFWAVEETDVFDYGKGFAVSDFLADDERTADWLITNPPFKIAEAVALRALDRAKVGVAMLVRSVWLEGTGRYERLFRDRPPTTIAQFCERVPMTKGRWDPDASTATSYAWIVWRMTEQLAAPTFTWIPPGCRRALTRPTDIVRFAARSAAAPLLPAAK, via the coding sequence ATGATCCCCTCCGGCCATACCGCCGTCATGGCCTCGCGCCGCGAGCCGCCGGACGCCCTCGATTTCTTCCCGACGCCGCCCTGGGCGACGCGCGCCCTGCTGTCCCACGTGCTGGCGCTCAGCAGCGATGAGTTCCTCTCGTCCTCGGCCTGGGATCCGTGCTGCGGGGAGGGCCACATGGTCGGTCCGCTGCAGGAATATTTCTGGGCCGTCGAGGAAACGGACGTCTTCGACTACGGCAAGGGCTTCGCGGTCTCGGACTTCCTCGCCGACGACGAGCGCACGGCCGACTGGCTGATCACGAACCCGCCCTTCAAAATCGCCGAGGCCGTTGCTCTGCGCGCGCTCGACCGCGCCAAGGTCGGCGTCGCGATGCTGGTGCGCTCGGTCTGGCTGGAAGGGACGGGCCGCTACGAGCGCCTGTTCCGGGATCGCCCGCCCACGACGATCGCGCAGTTCTGCGAGCGCGTGCCGATGACGAAGGGCCGATGGGACCCGGATGCGTCGACCGCGACCTCCTACGCCTGGATCGTCTGGCGCATGACAGAGCAATTGGCCGCCCCAACCTTCACCTGGATCCCGCCCGGCTGCCGGCGTGCTCTGACGCGCCCCACGGACATCGTGCGCTTTGCCGCCCGCTCGGCCGCCGCGCCCCTCCTCCCGGCAGCGAAGTAG